CACCCGCCGCGCGGTTGCGTGAATGACGGCTGTTGGCCGTGGCCATCAGGTCGCCCAGCCCGGAGAGTCCATACACCGTGTCTTCCTGAGCTCCCTGCGAAGCCAGGTAACGTCCCATCTCACGCAGCCCGCGCGTCATGAGGGACGCCTTGGCGTTGTCACCCAACTCCAGTCCGTCGACCATGCCTGCCGCCAGGGCCATCACGTTTTTCAGCACCCCGCCCAACTCCACGCCGGGCAGGTCCGGCGAAGTGTACACCCGGAACGTGGGCGTCAGGGTGGCCTGCTGAACCTGCAATGCGAACTCCTGGTCAGGACTCGCGACGACGCTGGCCGCCGGAAGCAGGCGCCCGACCTCCTCGGCATGGTTGGGGCCCGACAGCACCGCCCGGCGTGCAAATCCCAGATCGGCGGCCAGTTCGCTGAGGCGCCGCCCGTCGGACGACAGGCCCTTGGCGCACAGCACCACGCCCAGGCTCCGTGGCAACACGGAAAGCAGCTCCTCGACCCCGGCACTGGGAACCACCACCAGTGCCCATCCAAAGGCCCCGACCACACCCAGGTCGGCAGTGACCTGCACGCCGTCCGGCAGCGCTACACCCGGCAGGTAGGTCGTGTTTTCCCGCGTGCACCGCAACTGCTCTGCGAAATCAGCCCGGCGCGCCCAGAGCGTCACCGGGCGTCCGTGACGTGTCAGCATCACCGCGAGCGCGCTGCCCCAGCCGCCCGCACCCAGGACCAGCACGGGTGGTGTGGCGCTCACGCCTGTGGCGCTCACGCCGCCTCCGGTCCGGCGGCCGGCAGGCCTTCTCCCGGCCAGGCATTGTGGGCAAAGGTCCAGAAGCGCGCCGTGTCGGCTTCCGGCGCGGCGTAATCCGGGAACTCACCAAATTGCCAACGGCCAAAACCCGCCGCGCGCAAAAGGGGCTCCAGGTCGGCAGGATCATACCCGCGCTCCTCGTGCACCTCGACGAACTCCTCGCCTTCCAGACGGCAGAAGGCCTGCACGATGCCCAGGTCACGCCCCGGATCGTAGTGATGCGACCAGTGATAGTGCACCTCGCGGCCGTCGGGCATGGTAGCCAGACCCTCGATGGCGTCGTCCTCCCACAGTTCACGCACGCCCAGGCGGCTGTTCACGTCGAACACCAGAACGCCGCCCGGCTTGAGGTGCGCGCGGGCCCGCGACAGCGCCTGGCCCAGTTCGTGCGCTTCGGTAAGGTTGTTGAGCGAATCGAACAGGCAGGTGATCAGATCGAACTGCTCGCCCAGCTCGAAGTGGCGCAGGTCGCCCTGCACGAAACGCACACCGGGCAGCTTCTCGGCGGCGACTTTCAGCATGTTACCCGACGCGTCGAGCCCGGTGACTTCCAGACCACGCGTCACGAAGGGACCACTCGACGCGCCCGTTCCGCAGGCAAGGTCCAGCATGCTCCGGGGCACCTCGCCCTCGGCGCGCAGGTAATCCAGCACGAAATCCGCCCAGGCGTCGTATTCGATGTCGGCCATGATGGCGTCGTACACGCTGGCCAGGGCCGTGAAGGGAGGACGTTGCACGGCGCCACTGTAGCGCGCGCAGCTGAGAATCGCAGCGGGCACACGCGTGCTCCCCGGGTCTGTTTCCCGGACCCCGACTGGTTTACAGTGCGGCATGACCTTCGAAGCAGATTTTCAGGAGCTCCGGGAGCGGGTACAGGAAATCACCGACCTGACCTCGGTCGGGGCGGTGCTGGGCTGGGACCGCTCGACATACCTGCCGGCAGGCGGCGCACCCGCGCGCGCCCGGCAGAGTGCGCTGCTCGCGCGCCTGCGTCACCAGAAAGCCACCGATCCCGCCCTGGGCACCCTGCTGTCGCGGCTGGAGCGTGAACGAACCCACCTCGACCCGGACGGTCTGGAGGCGCGGCTGATCGAAGTGGCCCGGCACGACTTCGACCGGGCCACCCGCGTACCGGACGCGTTCGTGGTGCAGCTTTCACAGCATGCCAACGAAACCTACGGCGCCTGGACGCGCGCGAGACCCGAGAACGACTTCGCGGGCCTGGTGCCCCGGCTGGAGCGGACGTTGGAGCTCAGCCGGCAGTACGCCACGTTCTTTCCCGAATTCGACCACCCGATGGATATTTTCGTGGACAACGCCACCGAAGGCGTGACCGTCGCGCAGGTGAAGGACGTGTTCTCACGACTGCGTGCCGGCCTCGTTCCACTGGTGCAGGCAGTGTCCGAGCGGCCCGAACCCCGCACCGACTTTCTGCACCGCTTCTATCCGGCCGGGGAGCAGCTCGCCTTCGGGGAAAGCGTCATCCGCGACTACGGCTACGATTTTTCACGCGGGCGCCAGGACCTCACGCATCACCCGTTCTGCACGCGCTTCTCGATTGACGACGTGCGCATCACCACCCGCGTCAAGGAAAACGACCTGACCGAGTGCCTGTTCTCCACCCTGCACGAATCCGGACACGCCATGTACGAGCAGGGCGTGGATTCGGCTTTCGAGGGCACGCCGCTGGCACGCGGAACCTCATCGGCGGTGCATGAAAGCCAGTCGCGCCTGTGGGAAAACGTGGTGGGCCGCGGACGGCACTTCTGGCAGCATTACTTTCCCAGGTTGCAGGCCGCCTTTCCCGAGCAGCTTCACGACGTGAGTGCCGACGAGATGTACCGCGCGGTGAACGTCGTGCGCCGCAGCCTGATCCGCACCGACGCCGACGAGCTGACCTACAACCTGCACGTCATCCTGCGCTTCGAGCTGGAACTGGCCATGCACGAGGGCCGGCTGGAGGTGCGTGACCTCGCCG
The Deinococcus peraridilitoris DSM 19664 genome window above contains:
- a CDS encoding class I SAM-dependent DNA methyltransferase, with translation MQRPPFTALASVYDAIMADIEYDAWADFVLDYLRAEGEVPRSMLDLACGTGASSGPFVTRGLEVTGLDASGNMLKVAAEKLPGVRFVQGDLRHFELGEQFDLITCLFDSLNNLTEAHELGQALSRARAHLKPGGVLVFDVNSRLGVRELWEDDAIEGLATMPDGREVHYHWSHHYDPGRDLGIVQAFCRLEGEEFVEVHEERGYDPADLEPLLRAAGFGRWQFGEFPDYAAPEADTARFWTFAHNAWPGEGLPAAGPEAA
- a CDS encoding NAD(P)H-dependent glycerol-3-phosphate dehydrogenase, translated to MLTRHGRPVTLWARRADFAEQLRCTRENTTYLPGVALPDGVQVTADLGVVGAFGWALVVVPSAGVEELLSVLPRSLGVVLCAKGLSSDGRRLSELAADLGFARRAVLSGPNHAEEVGRLLPAASVVASPDQEFALQVQQATLTPTFRVYTSPDLPGVELGGVLKNVMALAAGMVDGLELGDNAKASLMTRGLREMGRYLASQGAQEDTVYGLSGLGDLMATANSRHSRNRAAGERLARGLDPAQGGKVVEGLRSAQLLSDWAQAHGHDLPIVKAVRQVVTGAWTLEEGVAALMGRDAKPERN
- a CDS encoding carboxypeptidase M32, with the protein product MTFEADFQELRERVQEITDLTSVGAVLGWDRSTYLPAGGAPARARQSALLARLRHQKATDPALGTLLSRLERERTHLDPDGLEARLIEVARHDFDRATRVPDAFVVQLSQHANETYGAWTRARPENDFAGLVPRLERTLELSRQYATFFPEFDHPMDIFVDNATEGVTVAQVKDVFSRLRAGLVPLVQAVSERPEPRTDFLHRFYPAGEQLAFGESVIRDYGYDFSRGRQDLTHHPFCTRFSIDDVRITTRVKENDLTECLFSTLHESGHAMYEQGVDSAFEGTPLARGTSSAVHESQSRLWENVVGRGRHFWQHYFPRLQAAFPEQLHDVSADEMYRAVNVVRRSLIRTDADELTYNLHVILRFELELAMHEGRLEVRDLADAWHARYESDLGVRAPDDRDGVLQDVHWYFGMIGGVFHGYTLGNVLSLQFWDAARRAVPDVSDQIARGEFAPLRGWLTEHIYRFGRSRSANEIALATTGSALTVEPYLNYLRGKYGELYGVHAETA